The following proteins are co-located in the Vigna angularis cultivar LongXiaoDou No.4 chromosome 2, ASM1680809v1, whole genome shotgun sequence genome:
- the LOC108327902 gene encoding cation/calcium exchanger 2: MFSNTKVSVSKRMGFRVNFTSFLNISFLMIVFCVSLISHFHSSDHVVLRRNRLGLREGEKDCKSFHNLKDSKAKCLYLKSNDPCVSQGYVDYLYIFYCKVGDFPLLGHSLLFLWLLVLFYLLANTASDYFCPSLEHLSKLLRLSPTIAGVTLLSLGNGANDVFAALVSFKGSGTQDIGFNTVLGGASFVSCVVVGIVSISIRERGIRVKKWALVRDVCFLLLVLFCLLIILITGEISVPGAIGFCLMYVVYVVVVYVSSKRGNKGVCDDADTESDGDLSHGGGNDLGVPLLIGLEKGLADTGQEFDVKIGRKCCCLKSSICRMLLFVMEMPLYLPRRLTIPVVCEERWSKGYAVCSAMLAPLLLSFLWVPNQEKNFNSSLIVCGIGLLLGITLGVTTFFTTNVSSPPRKYLFPWLAGGFVMSVTWSYISAQELVGLLVSLGYICGVSPSILGLTVLAWGNSIGDLVTNLTMTLYGGSEGAQIAISGCYAGPIFNIVVGLGLSLVNTTWSEYPFSVEIPKDPYLWETLALLAVGLVWALVVLIRRDMKLDAVLGVGLLVIYFISLFLRLIQTLGSLHFQNMINSLFITS, from the coding sequence ATGTTCTCCAACACCAAAGTTTCTGTCTCCAAACGCATGGGGTTCAGAGTCAATTTCACTTCGTTCCTGAATATCTCATTCCTCATGATCGTGTTTTGTGTTTCTCTTATTTCCCACTTCCATTCTTCGGATCATGTTGTTCTGAGGAGAAACCGGTTAGGCTTGAGGGAGGGCGAAAAGGATTGCAAAAGTTTCCACAATTTGAAAGACTCAAAAGCCAAGTGCTTGTACTTGAAATCCAATGATCCGTGTGTTTCTCAGGGTTATGTCGACTACCTTTACATTTTCTATTGCAAAGTGGGGGATTTCCCTCTTTTGGGTCATAGTCTTTTGTTTCTTTGGCTTTTGGTTCTGTTCTACCTGTTGGCCAACACTGCCTCTGACTACTTTTGTCCTTCTCTTGAGCACTTGTCCAAATTGCTGAGGCTCTCTCCCACGATTGCTGGGGTGACTCTTCTCTCTCTTGGAAATGGTGCTAATGACGTTTTTGCCGCCCTTGTCTCTTTCAAGGGTAGTGGGACCCAGGACATTGGTTTCAACACTGTGCTTGGAGGTGCATCCTTTGTTTCCTGTGTTGTGGTTGGAATAGTGAGCATTTCAATTAGGGAAAGGGGGATTCGGGTCAAGAAGTGGGCCTTGGTGAGAGATGTCTGTTTCCTTCTCCTGGTTCTTTTCTGTTTGTTGATCATTTTGATCACTGGTGAAATCAGTGTTCCCGGGGCAATTGGTTTTTGCTTGATGTATGTGGTGTATGTGGTGGTTGTTTATGTCTCATCTAAACGAGGGAATAAAGGTGTATGCGACGATGCTGATACTGAAAGTGATGGTGATTTGAGTCATGGTGGTGGCAATGATTTAGGTGTGCCTTTGCTTATTGGCTTGGAGAAAGGACTTGCAGATACAGGTCAGGAATTTGACGTGAAAATAGGGAGGAAATGTTGCTGtttaaaatcttcaatttgTAGAATGCTACTTTTTGTCATGGAGATGCCACTTTACTTGCCTAGGAGATTGACAATTCCTGTTGTTTGTGAAGAGAGATGGTCCAAAGGGTATGCAGTTTGTTCAGCTATGCTAGCACCACTTCTACTGTCTTTCTTATGGGTACCAAACCAGGAAAAAAACTTCAACTCAAGCCTTATTGTTTGTGGAATTGGATTGTTGCTTGGGATTACACTAGGGGTAACAACATTTTTCACAACCAATGTgtcaagccctccaaggaagtACTTGTTTCCTTGGCTTGCAGGAGGATTTGTGATGAGTGTGACTTGGAGCTACATTTCAGCACAAGAATTGGTGGGGTTGCTGGTTTCACTTGGTTACATATGTGGGGTCAGTCCTTCAATCCTGGGGCTAACAGTTCTTGCCTGGGGAAATTCAATTGGGGATTTGGTTACAAATTTGACAATGACATTGTATGGCGGATCAGAAGGTGCTCAAATTGCAATATCAGGGTGTTATGCTGGTCCTATCTTCAATATAGTGGTTGGATTAGGCTTATCTCTTGTGAACACTACTTGGTCAGAGTATCCATTTTCTGTTGAGATTCCTAAAGATCCATATCTTTGGGAGACATTAGCACTTTTGGCAGTTGGGTTGGTTTGGGCTCTTGTTGTGTTGATTAGAAGAGATATGAAACTTGATGCAGTATTGGGAGTAGGACTCTTGGTTATTTACTTCATTTCTCTGTTTCTGAGGCTGATTCAGACACTTGGGTCACTCCATTTTCAGAATATGATAAACTCACTCTTCATAACATCATAG
- the LOC108327523 gene encoding uncharacterized protein LOC108327523, with amino-acid sequence MEEDDINDSIWFNDEWQSEDLTSPDISDEDSENEEGYGHFSTFTMPKKMIDFNWEMGTYFVDKQDILDAIKSYAVHNEKNLKLVKNDKKRIRVKCLGSKGECPWRTYFGFMDAVKSWQLRTVVDKHTCSREHKLRVFNAKWLSRKLEKTLRENPNVKGVDIRDKITKKWNIAISKNMAYKAKAYASDEVAGSFSKQYSRIYDYVHELLEGNPGSTIKVKVESYDGKSIFKRFYACLKACKDNFFSCRLIIGLDGAFSKGRHRGELLTVVARDAKDQMLPLAYAIVGVENKETWTWFMELLIEDLGGPEVCSSLTIILDQQKGLLQAVQDVVSGVAQRFCVRHLYANFKKKFPGKNLKKLMWRAAKATYPQKWENEMRCIKEVNQDVFRHLLVIPPRSG; translated from the exons atggaagaagatgatatTAATGATTCCATTTGGTTCAATGATGAATGGCAATCTGAGGACTTAACTTCTCCTGATATTAGTGATGAGGACAGTGAGAATGAAGAAGGGTATGGGCATTTTTCTACGTTTACTATGCCCAAAAAAATGATTGATTTCAATTGGGAAATGGGAACATATTTCGTGGATAAACAAGACATCCTTGATGCCATCAAAAGTTATGCAGTACACAATgagaaaaatttgaaacttgttaaaaatgataaaaaaagaattaggGTTAAATGTTTGGGATCAAAAGGAGAATGCCCGTGGAGGACATATTTTGGTTTCATGGATGCAGTAAAGTCATGGCAACTAAGGACTGTGGTTGACAAGCATACATGCAGTAGGGAACACAAGTTGCGAGTATTCAATGCAAAATGGCTTAGTagaaaattggaaaaaacaCTGAGAGAGAATCCTAATGTAAAGGGAGttgatattagagataaaattacTAAGAAATGGAATATAGCAATTTCTAAGAACATGGCTTACAAGGCCAAAGCCTATGCATCAGACGAAGTGGCTGGGTCCTTCAGTAAGCAGTATAGTAGAATTTATGATTATGTTCATGAGTTATTAGAAGGAAATCCTGGCTCCACAATCAAGGTGAAAGTTGAGTCATATGATGGGAAATCAATCTTCAAGAGGTTTTACGCATGCCTAAAGGCATGCAAAGATAACTTTTTCTCATGCAGGCTAATCATTGGCCTTGATGGAGCCTTTTCGAAAGGCAGACATCGTGGTGAGCTATTAACTGTTGTGGCTCGTGATGCAAAAGACCAAATGTTGCCACTGGCGTATGCAATCGTAGGAGTTGAGAACAAAGAGACTTGGACTTGGTTTATGGAGCTATTGATTGAAGACCTTGGTGGACCTGAGGTGTGTTCTTCACTTACAATCATATTGGATCAACAGAAG GGTTTGTTACAAGCAGTACAAGATGTTGTTTCTGGAGTTGCACAAAGATTTTGTGTAAGGCACTTATATGCCAACTTCAAGAAGAAATTCCCTGGAAAGAACCTGAAAAAGCTTATGTGGAGGGCAGCTAAAGCAACATACCCACAAAAATGGGAGAACGAGATGAGATGTATCAAAGAGGTTAACCAAGATGTTTTTCGACACTTGTTAGTTATTCCTCCAAG